One Picrophilus oshimae DSM 9789 genomic region harbors:
- the cca gene encoding CCA tRNA nucleotidyltransferase — MIDYKKILGDYTPDYEESLRLKCIENGIIKKLNDIISSRNIDAEPVSVGSYSKGTNLKNSDLDIFIVFSKKYPKNEMESIGLSLGHYILENGVEKYAEHPYVSGYIENVKIDIVPAYKIEPGQRIVSTVDRTPLHTKYVIENTDENLRNDIRLLKIFMKANNVYGSEVSKAGFSGYLCEILVINLKSFDAVIKYFSKLKGRLIIPENSWKKFQEPVVIVDPVDPTRNAGAAVSLENLSRMKIASKLFLLNKNESFFYPREISPRYHKRGTCIYIITLKRPDIIDDIIYPQVFRFERQIFNIADRYGFMPVSSEINVDNNIEILIELQRDVLPDVSKHAGPPVDSDESINFINVWKDRALRGPYIERDRLYVDSETRIKSFYDALNLELEKMDIGKNLNKLKDGIKIIKYNNSHFNVVKKFFSKDIFH; from the coding sequence ATGATAGATTATAAAAAAATACTTGGCGATTACACCCCTGATTATGAGGAGAGCCTTCGTTTAAAGTGCATAGAGAATGGTATAATCAAAAAATTAAATGATATAATATCATCAAGGAATATAGATGCAGAGCCCGTTTCCGTTGGTTCGTATTCAAAGGGAACAAACCTAAAAAACAGCGATCTTGATATATTTATAGTCTTTTCAAAAAAATACCCAAAAAATGAGATGGAATCAATTGGGCTTTCCCTTGGCCATTACATTCTTGAAAACGGCGTCGAGAAATATGCCGAGCATCCATATGTTTCAGGTTACATTGAAAATGTAAAGATTGATATAGTTCCAGCATATAAAATAGAACCTGGACAGAGAATAGTGAGCACTGTTGACAGGACACCACTGCACACAAAGTACGTTATAGAAAACACGGATGAAAATCTGAGAAATGATATAAGATTATTAAAAATATTCATGAAGGCAAACAACGTTTACGGTTCAGAGGTCTCAAAGGCAGGTTTTTCAGGTTATCTTTGCGAGATTTTGGTTATAAACCTTAAATCCTTTGATGCCGTGATAAAATATTTCTCAAAACTTAAGGGAAGGTTAATAATACCTGAAAATTCCTGGAAAAAATTCCAGGAGCCGGTTGTTATCGTTGATCCTGTCGATCCAACAAGGAATGCCGGGGCTGCTGTAAGCCTGGAAAACCTTTCAAGGATGAAGATTGCATCAAAACTCTTTTTATTGAATAAAAACGAATCGTTTTTTTATCCAAGGGAGATAAGTCCAAGGTACCATAAAAGGGGCACATGCATTTACATAATAACATTGAAAAGGCCAGATATAATAGATGATATTATATATCCGCAGGTCTTTAGATTTGAAAGACAGATATTTAACATAGCGGACCGTTATGGTTTCATGCCTGTTTCATCAGAAATAAATGTTGATAATAACATAGAGATACTTATAGAGTTACAGCGTGATGTGTTACCTGATGTATCAAAGCATGCCGGCCCGCCCGTTGACAGTGATGAATCGATAAACTTTATAAACGTCTGGAAGGACAGGGCCCTGCGCGGGCCATATATAGAAAGGGATAGATTATATGTCGATTCCGAAACAAGGATAAAAAGCTTTTACGATGCATTGAATCTTGAATTAGAAAAAATGGATATAGGAAAAAACCTAAACAAATTAAAGGATGGGATAAAAATAATAAAATACAATAATTCACATTTTAATGTTGTAAAAAAATTCTTTTCAAAAGATATCTTCCATTAA
- a CDS encoding nascent polypeptide-associated complex protein — translation MNPREIRRMMAQMGIKSTEMSDVKQVIFKGKDKDYIIDNASVTMIEAQGQKTFQVLGNLREVKKEVEQYSEDDIKLVMEQAKVTREKAIEALKAANGEPAQAILNLTS, via the coding sequence ATGAATCCAAGAGAGATAAGGCGCATGATGGCGCAGATGGGTATAAAATCGACTGAAATGAGCGATGTAAAACAGGTCATATTCAAGGGAAAGGATAAGGATTACATAATCGACAATGCATCTGTAACAATGATAGAGGCACAGGGCCAGAAAACGTTCCAGGTTCTTGGCAATCTCAGGGAGGTAAAAAAGGAGGTTGAACAGTACAGCGAGGATGATATAAAGCTTGTTATGGAGCAGGCAAAGGTCACAAGGGAAAAGGCAATAGAGGCATTGAAGGCTGCAAACGGTGAGCCTGCACAGGCCATATTAAATTTAACCTCATGA
- the glnA gene encoding type I glutamate--ammonia ligase — MQEDEGFYLERLKADKIDFLQIQFTDITGHLKSLTVPKNRFEDVLYDGITFDGSSIPGFKPIENSDMKAMPDLSTYTIISQNSLGKTARFISKIFNPDGTRFDGDPRYVLERQIDRLKKENKHFYIGPEIEYFIFKRDDKNRPTVIPSDQGVYFDKNTDSSILLKEEIVKRLEDIDYYPEASHHEVAPGQHEIDVKYADAITMADRLIVIKSIVKDVAAKHGYYATFMPKPIKGINGSGMHVHQSIFNGDNNAFYDENNRYGLSKYALSYIAGILKNIKGASPILAPLVNSYKRLVPGYEAPVYICWANRNRSALVRVPAPSGKAKRIELRFPDSTGNHYLQFAVMLGMGLDGIENKAEIPDPVERNVFEMPLNERAELGIETMPGSLGEAIKEMERSETIKEILGEHIFENYIKLKRMEWEDYTTYVTDWEINRYLEVY, encoded by the coding sequence ATGCAGGAAGATGAGGGTTTTTACCTTGAGAGATTAAAGGCAGACAAAATTGACTTTTTGCAGATCCAGTTCACTGACATTACAGGTCATTTAAAATCCCTGACTGTCCCAAAGAATAGGTTTGAGGATGTTTTATATGATGGCATAACTTTTGATGGCAGTTCAATACCTGGATTTAAACCAATAGAAAATTCCGATATGAAGGCAATGCCTGACCTTTCAACGTATACAATAATATCACAGAATTCCCTTGGAAAAACTGCAAGATTCATATCAAAGATATTTAATCCAGATGGAACAAGGTTTGATGGAGACCCAAGATACGTACTTGAGAGACAGATTGATAGATTAAAAAAGGAGAATAAGCATTTTTACATAGGCCCTGAAATAGAGTATTTCATCTTTAAAAGAGATGATAAAAACAGGCCGACTGTTATTCCATCTGACCAGGGTGTTTACTTTGATAAAAACACAGATTCATCGATACTTTTGAAGGAGGAGATAGTAAAGAGGCTTGAGGATATAGATTATTACCCTGAGGCATCACATCATGAGGTTGCACCAGGCCAGCACGAGATAGATGTAAAGTATGCTGATGCAATAACAATGGCTGATAGATTAATAGTAATAAAGAGCATAGTCAAGGATGTTGCCGCAAAGCACGGCTATTACGCAACATTTATGCCAAAACCCATAAAGGGTATCAACGGTTCCGGCATGCATGTACATCAAAGCATATTCAATGGCGATAACAACGCTTTCTACGATGAGAACAACAGGTATGGACTGAGCAAATATGCACTTTCGTACATAGCAGGAATTTTAAAGAACATAAAGGGTGCGTCGCCTATACTTGCGCCTCTTGTGAATTCATATAAAAGGCTTGTTCCTGGATATGAGGCACCTGTTTACATATGCTGGGCAAACAGGAACAGGAGCGCACTTGTAAGGGTTCCGGCACCGTCAGGAAAGGCAAAGAGGATAGAGTTAAGATTTCCTGATTCAACAGGAAACCACTACCTGCAGTTTGCCGTTATGCTTGGCATGGGGCTTGATGGTATAGAAAATAAGGCAGAGATACCAGATCCAGTTGAGAGGAATGTCTTTGAAATGCCATTAAATGAGAGGGCGGAGCTTGGCATAGAAACCATGCCCGGATCACTTGGGGAGGCAATAAAGGAGATGGAGAGAAGCGAGACAATAAAGGAGATACTTGGAGAGCATATCTTTGAAAATTACATAAAATTAAAAAGGATGGAATGGGAGGATTATACAACATACGTTACCGACTGGGAGATAAATAGATATCTTGAGGTTTACTGA